In one window of Henckelia pumila isolate YLH828 chromosome 1, ASM3356847v2, whole genome shotgun sequence DNA:
- the LOC140873974 gene encoding uncharacterized protein, producing MKSTKISLQLADRSITYPLGIIEDVLVKVDKFIFPADFVILDIHADQGAPLIFGRPFLATADAKIELKKGELSMGVECERVIFNLFMKALTPPIEELCLIEPVVKLESYQRVDFAVDSSKEKAPNLPPKKAPKS from the exons atgaaatcgactaagatttcattaCAATTGGCAGATAGAAGCATCACATATCCATTGGGTATTATTGAAGATGTGCTAGtgaaggtggataaattcatattcccagcggattttgtaattttggataTTCACGCGGATCAGGGTGCTCCATTGATctttgggagaccattcttggccacggcggatgcaaaaattgaattGAAGAAAGGGGAgttgtcaatgggtgtggagtgcGAACGGGTCATTTTTAATCTATTTATGAAAGCACTTACTCCACCCATCGAAGAattgtgcttaattgaaccggttgtgaagttggagagctATCAAAGAGTGGATtttgcggttgattcatcgaaGGAGAAAGCGCCGAATttaccaccaaagaag gcTCCAAAGTCTTAA